The genomic window TTTCTTCTCTTCATTTCTTTCCACAATTTCTCAATCTGCTTCAAATCCTTCTCTTTTCCATGCATGTTAATCAAGGAATTGTAAATCCATACATTTGGTTTGCACCCTTTTTCTTTCATCTTAGCAACCAACTTCATTGCATTTTTCAACCTGTTAGTTTTTCCATACATCACAATCATGCTTGAATAAGCCACAACACATTTATCCAACCCCTTTTGCATCATCTCGGCGAAAACTTTTTCCGCTTTGATGTGTTGTCCGAGACGGCAATAGGCATTTATTATCGAAGCGTACGTGACTTGACCAGGTTCATACCCTTTCAAAATCAACTTCTCGTAAACGTTAACCGAAGACGAAAACCCTCTTCTTTTGCTAAAACCATTGATAATAGCACATAAAACGCAATCTGAAACCTTGACATCGGCATCCTTCATCGCCTCAGCAACTTCCAAAGTCTTCTCCAATAAACCTTCCTCAACATACATTATCACTAGCTTTAAATACACATCGGGATCCCTAATCGTCGTTTTGCTTTTAGCTTCGGTTACAAGTTGCTCAACAACTTTTACCTCGCACAATCTCGCAAAAGAACATATCAATGTCGAGTAAATAGAGTACTCAGAAACCCCTTTCTTTTCCATCTCTCTAAAGTactctaatgcttcaaaagCCCTTCTAGATTTCCCTAATGATTCGCATAAAACACGATAAATTTGACCTAAATATCTTTTAGAATCACTTAATTTCCTACTTTCAAACTCACTAAACAATTCAACAACTTTCTCACAGTTATCAAGTCTCAAATAAGCTTCCATAACATGTAAATAGCATCTTGAATCCATAACAACACTACttgatttcattttttcataaaccGAAACACTTTTCCTAAACATATGAAGCTTATTATAACTTCCAAAAGCAGAACCAAAAGCCACAACACCAATTTCACTATTAGAACTAAAAGCATCAACAAGTGTCTCAGCAATCTTGAATTTTCTATTCTTAATACAAAAACTAATCAACCTATAACAAGTAGCAAAATCAGGGAAAACATGATAAACCTTAAAATCTTCAGAAACTTGCAACATAAATTCCCATTTCTTGAATCTCAACAAGTACCTTATCACATAATTTAAAGTTGATTTCTTTGGTCTAAACTCTGGTCTTTCTTTGAGTCTTTGATAGTAATCAAAAGCAAGTTCATCTTTTTTTGAATCCTCAAACAACCCacataaaaaatcattcaaattcTGACCATTTTCTGGCTTAGAATATTTTTCAGAATCAGTAAAGTTAACATCTAAATGATGAATCAAGGGGGTGTTGGAAGAAGGTTCTTCTAAAATGGGGGTATGAGAAGAAGCTGAAAAATTTGCATGAAAAAACTTTGGATTGGAATTTGAAATTGAACTAAAAGATGGGAAATGACACATAGGTATGATGAATGCATGCAAGTTTAATGTTGTTCTTGTGTAACATCTAGTGTTTGTTAGAGACCAATCTGAAGAACATGATGAAATGGCCAtaataacaagttttttttttttttttttggaaatttttggAAGAGAAGAAAAATGCTGTTGAATGGAAAAGTGTGGTTGAGACATAATTATTGTTCTATCCGAACTAAGGATATCAGAACTATGTGGAGTGAATTTAGCCACTAGAAAATTGACATGTGGAGTGGAAAATCATAGACCTTTTATTTTTGGCTTATATATGTTAGCCACGTTAATCTGTAGTTAGTAGCCACGTACCTCAATTTTTATAATATGATGATTTTTATTTCAGGTCAAATTACATATGAATTTTTTgcttgtttaataaaattataaaaattcaatattatatatatttatctttttggaTTTACattattgttatatattattatataggAATTTGGATggatttaataaaattacaaatgaGTTTTCTCGGGATACGACATTAGGATTGGGTAAAAGATCATTGAATCCACCTTGAAAATACTAAATGAGAGTCTCTTGTTCACAAGTAGAGATttgaaaaatatcttataattgtttttgtaaTCTTTGTGTAACCAAGCTCAATGGATTAGTGGAACGAAGATCTGATGTCAAAGACGTAGATCACCTTTGGgctaaactaaataaataaatatggtgTGTTGTTCTTATTTATGTTGTTTATTGTTTgtgattaatattattttacttGATTATTGGTTGCTTCTGATTTTACaattataatattgttttagtgAAACTTTTATAATTGAAAGGGAAGATCCACTAATAATGGTAAATCAAATTTCACAACAAATATTAAACACGGATGAGATCCACAAATACTTCACAtttataatatgattaacaaatattttacaTACTAGAACTAAGTAGAATGCAAGTTTTCTTGGACTATAATCCAATAATAATCTTTATAAGTCCCTGCAAGTCATCCTAATCTTTATAAGCCCAAgtcataaaaaatatcatacgGAGTAATTTTTATAAGTTGACTTTCCAACTAATTATTTTATGAACAATTACATTGACTACATTAAATAGGTTTAGTTGTTGTTTGGCGCTAGCAAGATTCATGTTGCAATTATGTCAGACGGAGGAAGGAAAACATAAGTGGTATGATAGAAATAACAGTTAATTGCTTGCTCTCATCAACTTCtgtttatatatgtataatgaTAATTCATACCTTCCATTCAGCCAATAAGTCAAACCAAATAGTCAATTACTAACTGGCTGGTATTTCATACTAAAAtttgttgaagatgaaatcATTGTTTCATATCATCTCAAACATGTCTTCATCAAGCTAGAGCCTGACACAACCTTGTATAAGGTTTAAGGTTTTCCATGCATCACTTTCTCAAATCCCTGCAAAATCTTAACAAGGTATGCCTTCTTTGTTTACTTTACATGTTTGGTATCACATGAATTTACCAAAATCAAGGTGAGGTATAGCTTTTGCAAAATCACAGTGGCTTACCATGAtttcaacaaactcatcatGATACCAAACAACAATCAGGtaattttctaattaaaaacaaaaggcAATTTGTTTCGATAGTGAAAGTATCAAGTTTTGATTACAATTTAAATCTTTGAATGGTTTGTAGTTTGGGGTACTTCTGTTTccatgttttgtttttgtgccctaattttttttactcttatttGCATGCACATCTTGTGCCAATTATAAGTTTGTGTTTAATACTTCTCTTTTGCCTGTTTCCAAAAAGTTACTACTGAGTTTCAATTGCTtctgttgtttttcttttggttgTACCAAGAGGAAAATTTAATGTCTAGGAAACCTTGGTTAAGCTAGGCCATTATCGATTACTTAAGGATGCTTAATTTGAAAgatcaaacaataaaaagagACATAAATCACATAATATGCTGAAGAAAGAAAATTCATCACTAAAGAAATGAAGAATAAATTTACCACCATGTAACACACTGTTTATACATCACTATCCCATTTTCTCAAGTATGGTTGCTCATTACATTTAATTGCTCAAACAACAGAACCAACCATAGTCAAAGCAAATATCAGTAATAACACAGCTCAAGCTGCTCAACACGTTTGAGAATGCACGAAATGTCACATTTTGAAATCTACACAAGCCCGATACAAGTTTTTGTCACTCCTAACACAGAAAATACTAGCTTTTCTGCTCTATAAAAATTACCATTGGACTGTGAGAATCAGGTCAGGAAATAATCAACTGCTGATGACTCCTTTTTCCAGATATGTTCAATCTTTTCAGCGAATGGGGTGATATTGTGTGATACCACGCTTAGGTGGAAGCTTCCTCAAAATGAATAGGACCAAAGAAGAAGGTAATATTTCAACAAACTGCAACAAAAATGTGAAAAGGGTAAGAGGAATTGTAGAAGAGAGTGACAAAGACAAAGCCATACAAACAGAACGCTGGTTTTATCATGGTAAGCTATGCCAGTAAGCTGGCTTTATCATGCCAGTAAACCATTTCTACAAGAATTGCGAAAAGCGCAATTATTGATTTCTTACAATAGCAATCCAATACCTTCCAAATGAAAATCAGAATATCTATCacaattgattatttttttttcctgataAACAAAATTTCCATCTGTGATTGAAAATGTTATGAAGATCCTCACCATGAATTGGTGGATTTTGAAACATATCAGATTTAAACACTGAAGCCACTATCAGTTGAGTTTAAGCAGGCAGGCAAAGGTTAACAAAATTTGGTTCAGAAAATTTTAGACATGAATGACAGGGATTTCATCACTTAGCAGCTATAATCTAAAAGCAAAGATAGCCATATAAAGCGCACATAACAAACCTTGATTTTATGTTTTGGGTCGAACTCAGTCCatcaaaaccggcttgtaaggggAGGGATGCCTCCCACCTTATATGAACACATTTTCATGTTTTATCCAATGCAGGACTCTCAAGACACACCCCTCACACCAATAATTGGACATTTGGAGTGTGACTAGTCTTGCCCAATAGTGGTTGACCCAATGAATCTTGGGTAAGCTCTAATATCATCTTAAACTGGGTTAGGCCTAACTCAGCCCAacaaaactggcttgtaagATGAGAGGTGTCATTATTTCTATACTATTTTCAGACCAAATCTCTTTTCAATTCAGTGGGTAGCCCGAATGGATAGGCTCATATACTATCTTAGGTTTCTATATTGGTTCTAACTCACTCTTACGAAACCAACTTTTAAGATGAGAGACGccttataaacacattttcagGTCATATTTCATCCAAGGTGGACTTGCCAAGACGACCCAAATAAATGATAATGAGAATAGCACAATAACTAGAAACAGTAAGGGAAAAAATAGCCTTTTAGGTTTAGCACAGTGGTATCTCAGTTAGTTACAAAGGGGGATATCATGTTACGGGTGGTGGTTTCCATGAACCCACACTCATTTTCCCAATATCCCAACTAGATCCAAAAGGGGTACCAATATaaccataaaaaacaaaacagcaAGTGTTTGGCAGTAAATGAGCAACAATtgagaaaccaaaaaaaaaccttaccaggTAATATATGAAGTTTAGAATAGGATGGTCCATGACATTAAGGTCCGCATTTTTATCAAATGCATTAAAGCACATCTGACAACAAAATACAATCAGACTCAATTTGAAAACCAACCAATAGGGATCACTGAGATTTCAAAATAGAAGGGGATGAAGGGGCTCACCATAATGCATCTGATAAGGAAACATAAAAAACATATGGTTGTCACATAGCCAAcctaaaaagaaacaacacTTATTGTTAGAATTATATTTACAAAATCTTAAGATTATCTACAAAATATCCATATAAAATTCCAATATTCAAAGTCTCTATTCTCTCATTAACCTTTCCTCTCCCTCCTCCTTTATCTCTACATAATTCCTATAATTTAAACATGACAGCAAAATACCACCATCTTCTATGATATTGTCTTGCCACAATTCTGTGGTGTGATAAGAAATATAGCCCAAATCATGCCTGCTAGAAGCAGAAAATTACATTACTGTCACTGGAGCGTGTACAAATGCGGGTGTCTCAACTCTCAATAACAAAGATCACACAACCTCTAATTCCCAAAACATGACATTTGGAGCATGTACAAATATGAGTGGTCCAATAACAGATTTAAGATAAGcttgataccatcttagaatctTTGCATGGTCCAACTATATCTCAAGCTAACTTAAGGGGCTAGAATTCTTCAAGCCTTAAAAGGACTAATTTGGCCATATACCTAGTGGATGTGTGATTTTGCCAGTTTCCTTAAAGGGGGTAAGGTTATTGATACACTTAATTACCTATTCCAACACCCCACTAACAGCTCtgaattataattttacaaAGAACTCTTGcccaaataattattttattagagATTAATATTTGGAAGGGAAGCTTTCATATAATGGTTGGAATTCCTACTGTGAAACTAGAAGATCACAAGTTTGAGTTGTGGATTCAACCTCTTACAAATAGCAGGTATAAGGATGAATACAATCAAAGCACAAGGGGTTTTACCCTTAGGTTGCCTTTTATGTCAATATTTTGGTGACTGAGTGAAGAATTttggtgtaaaaaaaaagagtaattacGATTACTGGGATTGTGAAAAGATAAATGCTAATATAATTCAGACTACATATGTTAGATAAGGGTAATTTAGGAAATTAAAATTATGAGTTGTTTGCATGTAGTGTGTACAGGTTATTGGGACTGCATATACTTAGAGTTTGTAGTTGTATTATATTAGTAGGAATCGGCTTGTTTTAGTAATACTTCAATCGGCCTCTGTCAGATAGCTTACCTCCTGCAGCTTCTTACGTCGCCCTTTGGATTCAACAGGAAAGCGTTGCAGCATCAAGAATAGCCTACAAAAGTGGACACAACCAGATAGGGAAATCAGTGGTACTTCAAAAGTGGGTACAGAATATTTGCATACAGAAATAACATTCAACATTTAACTTAATTGAACTTTAAAGGAACTTGATTTAGTCTATCTGACTTAAAAAAAGAATCACAAGAGAAGATAATAGAAAGAGAAGAATAAGTTACAGttaacaaaaaaagaataataaaattgtGTCAAAAAGAAAGCGAAATAGTAAGTTGCAGACAATCAAGCCTTTAAAAAATCATGAGAAGAACACTGGAGGAGTCATAAGACAAACAAATAGACACCAATGCCAGTACTATCCCTAAGGCCCTAACAAATAAACTTCCAAGACTTACATGAGCCTATGCGATAATGGTATCTTCTAACCTAGGTGCAATAAATTTCATTCCAAATTACATCAAAAGAAGTTGAAAGTCAAATAATAAATACCTTCCACCATAAAGAAGAAAGCCAAGGGCAGCAAACAAAGAAACCCCTATTGCAACACGTATACCATATTAATTAGCAAAAACTCATAAAATTCATGATAAATTGAAAGAAGTAAAGGAcaaacaaaatttcaaacaGACAAACCTGCAAAGAACATCTTAGACAGAATGACTAGTACACTGACTGGTTTCCACCATAATACCAACCACAAAATGATCTGAcatacataaacaaaacaatatgGGTCATTCAACaaactcaaaactcatgaacaTGAAAGGTAAGCCATTCAACACTTTCAATAAATATTGAAATCAGAACTAATAACACAAAAGATAGACTATTTTTTCCTCTTATAGCCAAATGTTAGTAGTTATGATAGGCGAAAGataaaattattgaatattAAAGGTCAACAGTTAGGGATCAGTTTGAGTCTTGAGGACATAACTGATAAGGAAAGTAGCAGCACAGATTTGATATCTTTAGTAAATACCATTCAATCTGCACATTAGGCAAAGCCACCACCAATAACAGGAATGGACAACAAACATACTAGTGTGCACCAATAAACAGATGTGCTGAAAGTATGAAACAGCATCCATCGGTCAAATGAAAATTGGATCTTGTCATTTGACACCTGTTGGCAAAAAAACAATTCGTTGATTCTTTACAACaaagataaaacaaaaatcCTACCGAGGGTTTCACTTTCTCCTAATTTGGGACGGGATAGATACTACGCCAAAGGTGCTTGCTCACCCCGACATCAAATATGAATCTCCTATGTCGTTTTCCACAATCCTCAAATGACCTGCCTCCACCAAGGAGAGAAAACCCAGCAATTACGAATCCTATAATGTGACAGGACTTGTTGAAATTCAACAAACCAAAATAGTGGTGGAAGAACCCAAGTATATAGAAACACGAATGTAAGCCTAGAAGTCACTCAAAACAGGTGATGAGTCTTTAATAACAggccaataaaaaaaatgcctCGTGCAACAAAGCTTCTGCTATGGCGGGGTCAAAGGAAGAGCCGAACCCACCTggaattattataaaaagtCTTACCTAGTACTTGCAAAGCAATTTAAAGCTAACTCAGCAACTTGAACTTGATCTTCTAACCACAGATCAGCAAACTCGATTGCCGCATGAAGAACCCCTTCTCATTGACAGCTCAATGAGCTGAAAATTTTGGCTACTTTTAAAATGAGCTATGCTTGACATTAGAAATCAATGAGATCAGagaaagaaagggaaagaaaaagTGAAGTCAGGGAGAAAGAGAGACTGCGCGATGATGAGCTGAAACTGAATCAATTGGATCTAACCAGCGCATGCACACATAGGGTTTGTTTGGGAGTTTGGAGGGGACGGAAGGGTTTGGAAGAATTAGGAGTTAGTGCAAGGAATGAAAGGTTTTGCGAGGGGAGGGGGGTTTGGGGGTGTTTGTTTTACTTCATAAAACTAAACCCCCCTAATTTCGGGGAACTAAAAAACTGTATTATGAGGATTTTAGGTGAGGTTGGGGGGTTTTGGATGAATTCTCTGAATTCAATTCATGTTATAATACTCTCAATATTAAAAATGTAGATTAATCATAAGCGTTCATTTATCATTCTCTACAAAAACACTCTTAAAAAATGTGAtac from Trifolium pratense cultivar HEN17-A07 linkage group LG1, ARS_RC_1.1, whole genome shotgun sequence includes these protein-coding regions:
- the LOC123884674 gene encoding pentatricopeptide repeat-containing protein At5g13770, chloroplastic — translated: MSQPHFSIQQHFSSLPKISKKKKKKLVIMAISSCSSDWSLTNTRCYTRTTLNLHAFIIPMCHFPSFSSISNSNPKFFHANFSASSHTPILEEPSSNTPLIHHLDVNFTDSEKYSKPENGQNLNDFLCGLFEDSKKDELAFDYYQRLKERPEFRPKKSTLNYVIRYLLRFKKWEFMLQVSEDFKVYHVFPDFATCYRLISFCIKNRKFKIAETLVDAFSSNSEIGVVAFGSAFGSYNKLHMFRKSVSVYEKMKSSSVVMDSRCYLHVMEAYLRLDNCEKVVELFSEFESRKLSDSKRYLGQIYRVLCESLGKSRRAFEALEYFREMEKKGVSEYSIYSTLICSFARLCEVKVVEQLVTEAKSKTTIRDPDVYLKLVIMYVEEGLLEKTLEVAEAMKDADVKVSDCVLCAIINGFSKRRGFSSSVNVYEKLILKGYEPGQVTYASIINAYCRLGQHIKAEKVFAEMMQKGLDKCVVAYSSMIVMYGKTNRLKNAMKLVAKMKEKGCKPNVWIYNSLINMHGKEKDLKQIEKLWKEMKRRKVEPDKITYTSIIGAYCKAKEFDKCIKLYNEYRINKGGIDKAMAGTMVGVYSKVGMVDELVKLLQDMKIEGQRLDQRLYQSAWNAFTEAGMQLQTQWMKESFHVS